The stretch of DNA TTTGGCTGAAATCCTGGCTGGCAGAATCATCCTCTATAGGGCCTAAATGTGCCGACGGAACCTACGTGAAGGGAATGCCGTTCTCGAGAAGCGATTGCGCAAACACCCCTACAGGCGACGAGGATTTGAGATCTTGTGTAGCCCTGGAAAACGAGGCACTACTCCCCAATTTAGCAACATCTCAAGTGTTCTCCACGATGGACAAAATAAAAGATTACACccaacaaatcaaaaataaCTACCACATCAACAAACTCAACAGACCTTCTCCTGAAGAGTCAGAATATTTCTACGATGAATACGTAGACTATCCGTACAACGAAACCCTTATCGACGGACTCAACGAGATAAACgcgcaaaataaaaataagtcacattACACACCAGGAAACACACCTACTCTTTATGCTGAGATGAAGAATACAACTAAGAAAAATCCTGCTCCTGATGGAGGTAGCAGCGGCTTTACGTTTTTCGGGATGCCTTTACCTACTATCAATATGGGACAGTTGCTTAATACGGGACGCAAGATAGACTGGCAAGAGAACAAGCAACAAAATCCTACAGATAAATACCAAACACATGAGCCTCCAAAGTTCGAAACAGGTGGCTTTTCACCCATACTTCCAACTACAGCTACTGGTTTCAAACCAATGACAAATCCTGATATGAATGTGTCACACAATGCCGTCGCGAATGTGGGTGACGCGAAATATAGCGCCAAAGGCAGTGTGCAAAACAGTGTTGTAGGATCATCAACAAAACCGCCAGGAAACACAGTTCAGAGAAACTCTACACATCAGAAAATGAAGAGCGAAATTCACGAGATTCAAGCATTTTTGAATGATGATAACAGCACTCATGTAGCTTACAACAGAACTAAGGCTATAGAAGAAGAAAAGAGCGACCCTAATAACATCAGCAAGTATAATCTGATGGAATCTAATTTGACTGTGAATCACATAACAGAGAAAGAGGGCTTACTGATTACTACAGACACCAGCAATGACATGTCTTTGCAGGCCTGGCTGGAAACAAGCACCCAGCCATTCATAGGTCCTACTGTGACTTCTAAGCCCCCTATAAAGAAACATATCGAAAATAACCCACCAACAGCACTGTCAGCCATTCTGGTACCAAACAATGAGGAATTAGCAAGAAGGAACTATACTAAAAGACCAGCCACTATAACAAAAGTGACAATGCCTCATGCTGAGCATTATGACAATCATGACAACTATTTGCCAGTAATAAACAGGGAGGCTAAAACAAGATTTTCTGAATTGCCCAATATAGGGAATACAAAGACTAGACAGGCGGAAGACAGAGACTGGTACTATAAGAATTACAATAACTCTAATTTAGAGCCATATATTGCTCCGGGAGTGCACAACTCAGGCAGTGATATTGTTAAAGTTAAGATTTACATCGTTTTAGTTGGATTATGTTTGAAACTGTATCGTTAGAAAGTAAATGTGTTTCTTattgaataaaacaaaatgtgtaattaaattttaaacttgTGACTCAACTTGGAAACATTTTAAGAACAAAATAGAAACCAAAATACTGTTGATATTACAGACCTAATGAATACTATTGAGAGTTATTGAAAATTGAGAAAATCTATCAATATTTCCATAATTTTCCTATACATTGCTATTTTGGAAATACCAAAACTATAGCAAATGATCAATTGTGAAAACGATTCTGATTGAAACAGTTACAATATATTAAAATGTACTAACTAAGGCTAATGTAGGATGAGATTAGCAATAAAATGTAGataaatacaataatatttgTATTATTACACATTCAAACAATCTCCTCACAATCATTCTACATATTAATTATCACAAAGATtaaataattactaattacCCATTCTGTTCAAAGTGTTTCCTGAGCTTGTCCAAAGCCTTATATCTGTGAGATATTGTGTTCTTCACTTCCTTTGCTAATTCTCCATAAGTCTTGTCATAACCCTCAGGTTGGAACACGCAGTCCCAGCCAAAGTCCCTTCTGCCTCGTGGTTCAACAATTTCACCTTTTGTTATTCCTTGGAACAATATCACTTCAGCATCTTCACTTTCTCCAGAACTGTATGCAAAAGTGCATATAGCTTGAGCAGACTTATCCTCCCATCCAGCTAATAACTTTGTTAAACCCTCTGGCTCTAATTTTTCTAAAAACCATTTGATGTACGGTCCTGGGAGACCTTTCAAAGCATTGTAACATAGACAAGTATCTTCAACTATGACGGGTCTCTTTAAAAGGCGCGCCGCTTCTTGACACTTCTTAATAGATATTTCATCAACTTCACCCTGTAGTTCTGGCAGATCTAACTTATGGCTGACCAACTCCAAAGGAAAGGTTTTACCCAAAATAGCACGGAGCTCTTCTAACTTCTTAGCGTTGCCGGTCACGAACGTTAACGTTCGTTGCGCCATGATTTCAGCGATATTTATGTAACAAGTATAAGTTATGcgtgtagaaaattattttattgtttaaccgcttaactttATACTGtttaatgaaaatattattGAGTTATgacccaataaataaaaattaacctTACTCAAATCTACTCACACTTCGATTCGAATCAAAACATGACCATTATGACTCatggacctatataatagggacaagacatattgttctatacgtacaattgcttatagaaatagcacccattttgacggcacacacataaatatatatctgtctcgtttttactcagcactgaaacccatagcaaaaaaagatgatagtatttcagtacgtacataaagtgttccatgaaaatacgtaaatacctaatgcggccgaaaatccgccatgtttagttctgcaaatgtcattgtctgtcagttcagccggtacttgtcctgtcaaaaagtcgtggtgaaaattaaaattattgattatctttcaatattttgcttgtgattgaaaataattgaagccaaatgtgaataattacgtcgcgaatatgccagtgtgtagtgtattagggtgcggcataagaaaaccaccaaatcagccatctttaaccttacacaggtacgctatcatttacatgaaaaatattggttattgttaatgttcctgggaaatgtaaggatgtttcacattataaatagcaaggttcttctgtgcagttatagatcatgaagtgattggatttatttaactatatttttacgcttaaataatgtaaacatttcagctagggttgtactttatttatcgac from Cydia splendana chromosome 5, ilCydSple1.2, whole genome shotgun sequence encodes:
- the LOC134790993 gene encoding inosine triphosphate pyrophosphatase; the encoded protein is MAQRTLTFVTGNAKKLEELRAILGKTFPLELVSHKLDLPELQGEVDEISIKKCQEAARLLKRPVIVEDTCLCYNALKGLPGPYIKWFLEKLEPEGLTKLLAGWEDKSAQAICTFAYSSGESEDAEVILFQGITKGEIVEPRGRRDFGWDCVFQPEGYDKTYGELAKEVKNTISHRYKALDKLRKHFEQNG